The nucleotide window TATTTGTGAATACTTCTGGATTGATACAAGATTCCTGGCACGGCAAAATAGTAACCTTTACCGCTAGCTCCACACAAACGGTTCCCGCAACTGGTCTGCGTGATGGTTTTAAGTTTGATGGAATTGTTGACCCAACTGTCACCCTTAATACAGCAATTACGGCTCCTAAAACATGGTATGGTAGCTATACAGGAGCCGCAATTCCTGAGAATAGCATTTTTACATTTATACAAAGAAAAGGAAATGTTAACAAGGTTTCAATTTACGGATCATAATGACAACACTTAGAAATACAATATTTGGACGTTCTAAACACAGCCCCAATTTATTTTTGGGCGGAGTTGCGAATTTATATCCAACGAAAGCACTGTTGGCATCAAAATTAAATACGCCTATAAATAATATATATAATTTTTCTATAACGGGGTCGGATATTAGTTGTTGTATTGTTGCTGTGTGCACCCCTTCTGGTTTTACGGATATTACAGCATTGACTTATTTTGAAGACAGATCAGGATTAATTCGTTATTTTTTGGGTAATGGTTATTATCCCTTTAGAGGATGCACAAATTTAAAATATGTAATCATGCAGGGCATTTTGAAATTTGGACCTTCAGCTTTCGGTAACTGCATAAATTTGGAATATATAATTGCTCCTAAACTTGACTCAATTGATTCTGAAGCAACTAATGATGGAATAACAATATTTCAGTCTTGCAATAAAATAACACAGTTAGATTTTCCATTACTAACCAAGTTTTATTCTAACTATGCGCTGTCAGGACTCACAGGATTAACTTATTTTAATATACCAAAATGTACCACATTAGGAAAAACAACAGGAAATAACTCTTTTTTTCTTAACATAAAAATAGGGTTGGTTGTTAACTGTAATGTTGCCCTACAGACTTGTAACTCAGGAGCGGCAGATGGGGATTTACAATATGTAATCACATCAAGAGGCGCAACAATAAATTATATGCCATAAATATTATTTACGATGCTCCAAACGATGTAAAACAAGCTACCATAGAGATAAACGATATATATAGACGACTAATATTCAAGACGTGTCTTATGACGTAAATGATTATGCTGTAAAAACGCCATTCGTCTGATAATCAATACAAAAAAATATTCCGTTCCTGATATCAAATCAACAGCCTAAATGATTATCTCAAAAGCCAGTATAACTATGACAGTCATCGATGTACACCATCCTAATATCCAACTTATACTGAACTCTTCAAAAGTACAAATTGTAATTAATTGAAAATAAAATACTAAATATAAATCTTTTGCCAAACTAAAGTTATAATTTATAGATAACGGGAATTCAGCCAGAATAAAAAATTCAAAATAATTACAGATCCAGATTATATTACACCTGTTTTAAAACAAAGAAAACCAAAATCTTAATCCAAATCCATAAGAACTGAAAGTAGAATTCCATTAAAACCTTTCATAATAATCAATTCAAATTCAGTATTATAAAGTTCAAAAAAAACTTTTCAATTTAATACTGGATTTGGATTTAATTATTTTCTTTTTTTCAAAAAGAGCTAAAGACTAAATTTAAATTATTAAAAAATAAAAAATGAGCACAAATCACAACAGAATAAAAGTTGCCGATTTAGAAAAAAATCAGCCAAATCAAATTTTGACCACTAATGATAGCGGAGAATTAGAATTTAGTGATATTAATAATATAAAAACAGAAAACTATAATGCGCTTGATTATATAGCAGAAGGAAAAGCATTAGACGCTAGGCAAGGAAAAGTATTAAAAGATTTGATTGATACTATTAACACTTTGCTTACTTCTGACGATGTAAATTTGGACACCGTTCAGGAGCTTGTGGATGCTATCAAAACTGTAGAGACTTCGCTTTCTACTATCTTGATAAATGACATTACAACAGGCGGGATTACTAAGGCATTAACTGCTGAAATGGGAAAACAATTGGAGTTAAAAAAATTAGACGTAACCGGTAGTTATGTTTATAATACTTATTTCGTTGATAGCATTGTGGGGAGTAATGCAACTGGGCAATTTCAAAACCCTGCGAAACCTTACTTAGATTTAGCTTATGTCATGGCATTGCCAGATTATAACATTAATAGAAAAATTATGATACTTAACTCAATAAAAAATTAATTATATGGATTTTTTTGCATCTCAAATTATTTGTCTAGCGACAAATGTTTCGCCTAAAGGCTTCATGAAATGTGAAGGGCAAACATTAAAAACAGCAGATTATCCTGCCTTATTTTCGGTTATCGGGATTAATTATGGCGGTAACGGAACTACTAATTTTAAATTACCTGATCTTCGAGATAGATCAATTGTGCATCAATCGGCTTCTAAGGCTTTAGGAAGTTTTGGCGGGAGTTCTTCGATAACTTTAACCGAAGATAATTTACCGCAACATACACATACATTAAATAATGTTGTTGTAAAAATAAAAGCATCTACTGCTAATGCAGATGAAGTAGCTGCCGAAGGTAATTATCCAGCTGTTTCTGGAAGCGCTACTTATTCAGGCAATGGACCAACTACTGGAACCTATACAGGAGAAACTGAAATTTTTGGTACTATTAATAACGCAGGATCAGACTCAACAGTTGATATTCAAAACCCTTACCTAGCGATGAGTTATTTTATTTCATTGTATGGTGTATTACCGGTACAGGAATAATTGCTTATGAAAGCCGTAAATTTATGAGACGGCTTTTTTTATTTTTTTTTGAACAGCGGCTTCGGTAAAAAGCCGCTTGAAAAGTTATTGAATTGGTTTATCGTTTCCTGGACAATAGATACAATAGACTTTACCACTTAAAAAAGGCGGGCATTGTCAGGCAAGTATAATGACGGATGAGGCGATAAAAGGTTTTCTGAAGTAATTCCCAGGAGGCGGGAATTTAAAAAATAATCCTCCAACATTAAAAAAAACTCTCACATCTTAATTAATTAGCACCAAAGCCAACGTTGGAGAGCATTAAATCATCTATGCTGTGGCTTTGCTATTTAAATAATTCTCGAAAGGACAAATATACACTAACCAATCAAAAATTAAGATGAATAATATTACCAAAGGCAATTTAGGTATATACAAATTAAAAAATAAAAAATGAGCATTAATCATAACAGAATAAAAGTTGCCGATTTAGAAAAAAATGAGGCCAATAAAATCTTAATCACAAACAGTGATGGAGAATTAGAGTTTGTTGATATTAACAATACTCTTGATTGCACCCTGCCAGGAAAGGTATTAGATGCCAGACAGGGTAAAGTACTAAAGGATTTAGTCGATAATATCAATGTATTACTTACATCTGATAATGTTAATTTAAATACTATTCAGGAGTTAGTTGATGCTACAACTAGTATTCAAACTCAATTAAACAGTAAGGCTTCAGATGCAAATGTTTTACATAAAACAGACAATGAATCTTGGACAGGGATTAAATCCTCTACTAATACAGGAGCTACTAGTGTAAATGGATTATCATTAACTAATAGTGGTACTGGAGGAACTCAAGTAATTAATATAAGTAATACTTCTACAGGTAGAGGTGTATTTATTACAAATAGTAGCACAGGTCAAGGTCAGTATGTAAATAATGGGTCTGGAGGTAATGGAATCTATGTTCAAAATCAATCTACAGGTACAGGGTATTTCTCTGACAATCAATCTACAGGTGTAGGTGTAATTTTAAATTCACAAACATCATCTACTGGAGATTTAATACAATTTAGAAAAAATAATATTTTAGTATCTAGATTTGATCAAAATGGTAAACTATCAATTGGTGGTGCTAATATGGATACAATGTTTAATGTTTCAGCTGAAGCATTAGATACAGCTGCATTAAACAATTATAATGATACACAGGGATTTGGTGCAATATTATTTAGACGATATACTGGTACTAGATTAGCACCAAGTGGTATTACAACTTCAGCAGTAATTGGTGGTATGATTGGTGCTGGTTCATATAGTGGTGGGACACTTGGTTCTAATACTGTTGCTATAAGAATGTTGGGTAATGGTGTATTTACACCTACAAGTCAACCTACTATGATAGATTTTGCAACTACATCTGTTAGTAGTACAACTAGAACAGAGAGAATGCGTATTGAGAGTACAGGTAATGTTTTAATAGGTACTACTACAGATAACGGAATTGAAAAATTACAAGTTAATGGTTCATCTATATTTACAGGTAGAATTATAACAAATCAGAGACTTACAACAGAAGGGAATTATAGTAGTATTATAAATAATGCAGGAGGAGTTAATTTAGAAATTGCAGCTAGAACTATTACTAATAACACAGCGGCTGCAAGTTCAACAACTACTCAATACACTGCTGCTGGTTTTGGTGTACCTACGTTTTCTGCTACTAATACTGGTATTACATACACTAATGCATCTAACTTATATATTGCAGGTGCACCAATAGCTGGTACAAATGTTACTATAACAAATCCTTGGGCATTATATGTAAATAGTGGTAATAGTTATTTTGGAGGAGAAATTCAAACTAATAATACTATTAGAAAAAAAATTCAATCTGCTGGTACTTCTTACCCTTCTATTTCTAATAGTGAAATAGTAATAGGTGCAAGAAGTAATGGAACTGATCCTATGATTGCATCAAGAACTAATAGTACTACTACAACAGGATTTTTTCAAGTAGCTATTCAAAATGCTGATGTTACTAGAACTGCTGGTGCTGATATGGTATTTAGAACTAGTTATGAAACTGGTAGTGATATATTACAACCCTTAACAACTGCTGGTAAAGCATTTGAATTTAATAATAGTAATCCATTATTATCTATTTTCAGAAATGGTAATGTGAATATCGGTTCTACTGGTACAGATAATGGTTATAAACTAGAAGTAGAGGGTACATCAAAGTTCAATAATAATGTTTTAATAAGTAATACAGGTGTAGCTCCTACTACTCCATACCAATTTAATATTGAGGGTTCTAATGCATTAGCTCTTATAAAAAGAAATAGTTCTCTCGCGATTCAATCACCAAAATATCTTTTTGATAGAACAGGAGCTACTATTACCACTGATATTTCAGCAGGGTATCATTTAGGAGGAGTTCATTTTAGAGGTCTTACTGGAGGTACGATGTCAGATTGGGGGTTACTATCTTATGTTGCTAGTAGTACTACTGCTGGACAAGGATATTTATCAATGTTCAAAAGTGATTTAACAAGCGAAGTATTTAGAATAAATAATAGTAACGGTAATATAATAATACAAAATGGAGGTACATTTACTGATAACGGTTATAGATTAGATGTACAAGGTACTACAAATCTTAACGGTAATACTACTTTACAAACTACTCCAACTACATCTGCTAGTAACTATGATTTCCTTACTCGTAATAGTTCAACAGGAGTTGTAGAAAAAGTTCCTTCAAATTCTTTTGTTACTTCTATAAGTCCTACATTTACTGGAACTCCTACAGCACCAACCGCATCGGTGGGTACAAACACGACACAAATTGCTACAACTGCTTTTGTCACAAATGCAATTACAAGCAATGTAGTTACATTAAGTGGTACCCAGAATATATTAGGAGCAAAAACTTTTAGTACTGCTTATAGCGGATTTAGTAGTGGTACAGGTTTTCAAGCTACATTTAATACAGCTAATGGAGTTTTTGAGATGTTTACAACTACCGCGAAGCCTAGTATTTATTTTTCGGATGGAGGAACAACAGTAGGAGCTATTTTTGATTGTTTTGCAGGCTCTACAGGTAATCACATCATAGGGAAAAATAATAATGTTACTAATTTCACCTTAGATAAACTTGGTAATGTAACAGCAACTTCAGTTACTGGGATTGTAAAACTAAAACAATACACAGTTGCAACTTTACCAGTAGGTACTCAGGGAGACACAGCTTACGTAACTGATGCTACTTCTCCAACATATTTAGGAACTTTAACAGGAGGAGGTTCTGTGAAATGCCCAGTATTTTATAATGGAACTGCATGGGTTTCTCATTAATAATTAAAAATAAATATAAATAGATAACCTCAAATAAGACAAGATAAAGCTTCTCATTTTTTCTATGGATTCTTTATTTTAAAATAAATGTTTCTAACTTAAAACCAATAAATTAGCTGTTTATTCATTTGTTAAAAAAAGACGATGTTCTCCATTAAAAATTTTTTTACAGATAATTTTCTTAATAAAGAATATCGGTCTAATCCACAAAAATACTGAGCGGATTTCAGTATTACAAAGGCATTTTAAAGGAGATATTAATCTCGCTAGGGTCATTTGTTTGTTCATAATGGCTTTATGCAAAATAAAGACAA belongs to Flavobacterium aquiphilum and includes:
- a CDS encoding leucine-rich repeat protein encodes the protein MTTLRNTIFGRSKHSPNLFLGGVANLYPTKALLASKLNTPINNIYNFSITGSDISCCIVAVCTPSGFTDITALTYFEDRSGLIRYFLGNGYYPFRGCTNLKYVIMQGILKFGPSAFGNCINLEYIIAPKLDSIDSEATNDGITIFQSCNKITQLDFPLLTKFYSNYALSGLTGLTYFNIPKCTTLGKTTGNNSFFLNIKIGLVVNCNVALQTCNSGAADGDLQYVITSRGATINYMP
- a CDS encoding phage tail protein — protein: MDFFASQIICLATNVSPKGFMKCEGQTLKTADYPALFSVIGINYGGNGTTNFKLPDLRDRSIVHQSASKALGSFGGSSSITLTEDNLPQHTHTLNNVVVKIKASTANADEVAAEGNYPAVSGSATYSGNGPTTGTYTGETEIFGTINNAGSDSTVDIQNPYLAMSYFISLYGVLPVQE
- a CDS encoding beta strand repeat-containing protein; the encoded protein is MSINHNRIKVADLEKNEANKILITNSDGELEFVDINNTLDCTLPGKVLDARQGKVLKDLVDNINVLLTSDNVNLNTIQELVDATTSIQTQLNSKASDANVLHKTDNESWTGIKSSTNTGATSVNGLSLTNSGTGGTQVINISNTSTGRGVFITNSSTGQGQYVNNGSGGNGIYVQNQSTGTGYFSDNQSTGVGVILNSQTSSTGDLIQFRKNNILVSRFDQNGKLSIGGANMDTMFNVSAEALDTAALNNYNDTQGFGAILFRRYTGTRLAPSGITTSAVIGGMIGAGSYSGGTLGSNTVAIRMLGNGVFTPTSQPTMIDFATTSVSSTTRTERMRIESTGNVLIGTTTDNGIEKLQVNGSSIFTGRIITNQRLTTEGNYSSIINNAGGVNLEIAARTITNNTAAASSTTTQYTAAGFGVPTFSATNTGITYTNASNLYIAGAPIAGTNVTITNPWALYVNSGNSYFGGEIQTNNTIRKKIQSAGTSYPSISNSEIVIGARSNGTDPMIASRTNSTTTTGFFQVAIQNADVTRTAGADMVFRTSYETGSDILQPLTTAGKAFEFNNSNPLLSIFRNGNVNIGSTGTDNGYKLEVEGTSKFNNNVLISNTGVAPTTPYQFNIEGSNALALIKRNSSLAIQSPKYLFDRTGATITTDISAGYHLGGVHFRGLTGGTMSDWGLLSYVASSTTAGQGYLSMFKSDLTSEVFRINNSNGNIIIQNGGTFTDNGYRLDVQGTTNLNGNTTLQTTPTTSASNYDFLTRNSSTGVVEKVPSNSFVTSISPTFTGTPTAPTASVGTNTTQIATTAFVTNAITSNVVTLSGTQNILGAKTFSTAYSGFSSGTGFQATFNTANGVFEMFTTTAKPSIYFSDGGTTVGAIFDCFAGSTGNHIIGKNNNVTNFTLDKLGNVTATSVTGIVKLKQYTVATLPVGTQGDTAYVTDATSPTYLGTLTGGGSVKCPVFYNGTAWVSH